Within the Emticicia oligotrophica DSM 17448 genome, the region TATAAAGGGTGTACATATTGAAGAACAAGTGCATATAATCGGCATGAACAAAACCAGAGGTTATGAAACGATGGTATTCTTTTCTTCGTTCGACGGCATAGGGGTGCATTAACCAGTTTTCGAGAAAACTATAATTGTTAAATGCATAAAGACTAATACCTACTGTAGCTAAGACAATTAATAAATTTGCTGAAATTTGTTCCATTTTATTTATTTCCAAATCTAAAGAAGCCTTCGCTTTGAGCGAGTATTGCCCAGCGAAGGCTTCCTTCATTATGATTCTCTTTCGATTAGTTGTTTAGTTAACTGAATTAAAGGCGTTTTTCGTTCAATTGGAGCATTGAGTTTTTCTAAATCAGCCAATCCTGTATTAAAATATTTGTTCATCTGGGCCTCAGCTAATGCACGAATACCAAGTGAGTTATAAATCTCGGTCACGGCCTTCACTTTTACTTCTTTATCAAATTCTTTGGCATCAATCCATTTTTGAAGTTCAGCCTCTTCGGCTTTACCCTTACTTAATTCAAGAGCTTTTAATAAAAGCCAAGTTTTTTTATTTTCTATGATATCACCCCCTACTTGTTTACCAAATTTCTCAGGGTCGCCATAAACATCAAGGATATCATCTTTTAACTGAAAGCCGATTCCGATATTAGTGCCAAAATCGTATAATAGTTGTGTTGCTTCTTCACCAGCCTCGGCAATTAAACCACCTAATTCTAGTGAAAAACCCAATAAAACCGAAGTTTTTAAGCGAATCATGTTAATGTATTCCTCTTCCGTAACATCATTTCGCGTGGCAAAATTCATATCCCATTGTTGACCTTCACATACTTCAGCGGCCGTACGGTTGAATCTCTTGATTACATGCTTAAAAATCTTGTCATCAACGGCAGTCATGAGTTCATAGGCACACACGAGCATCACATCACCCGAAAGAATCGCCACATTCGGATTCCACTTTTCGTGAACTGTTGGTTGTCCTCTACGAAGCGGAGCGGCATCCATAATATCATCGTGCATGAGTGTAAAGTTGTGAAAAACTTCAACCCCAAGAGCAGGTTTGAGTGCTTTTTGCCAATCATCAGTAAAAATATTGGTGGCCATGACAGTCAGCAAAGGACGCATTTTTTTCCCGCCAAGTGACATCAAATATTCAATGGGTTCGTAGAGTTCAACGGGGCTTTCACCGTATTGAGTTTGGGCAACTTCGGTTTGAATTGCTTTCAGAAAAACTTCTAATGACATAAAAACAAGGGGCGAATTTAAATAATCGCTCAAAAGATGAATATAACTTCAAATAACGCCAAACTTAACAAAACTATCAAGTAAATTATGAAGCAGTAGCTGGCATTAAATTAGAAGACTTTGAATATCAACTTATTAAAGTAGGATTTGGTTTAAAATTTCACTCTACCTAAACGCTTATACAATTTTACGGTTGTGAAAAATAGTGTTGAAAACCAACAAAAATGCCACTATAATTTCTCATAGTGGCGTTTTTATTTGGGTTCAATACTTATTTATAGATTAAACAAAGGTACCACTCCCCGAGCGAAGCCGAGGGGGAGGAGAAAGGAAAATCAAGCATGAATATTCCAAACCCAACCAAATGTATCTTCTACTTTACCTGTACGAATATCGTTCAAAGCATTTTTCAATCTTGTTGACATTGAATCGGCTGTTATTTCTGGTAAAACGTAATCTTTACCATTAAAGCCAATAGCAGCAAATGGCGAAACCACTACGGCAGTTCCTGCACCAAATACTTCGGTTACACTTCCGCTTTCGATTCCTGAGATAATTTCTTCAACCGATAC harbors:
- a CDS encoding polyprenyl synthetase family protein; protein product: MSLEVFLKAIQTEVAQTQYGESPVELYEPIEYLMSLGGKKMRPLLTVMATNIFTDDWQKALKPALGVEVFHNFTLMHDDIMDAAPLRRGQPTVHEKWNPNVAILSGDVMLVCAYELMTAVDDKIFKHVIKRFNRTAAEVCEGQQWDMNFATRNDVTEEEYINMIRLKTSVLLGFSLELGGLIAEAGEEATQLLYDFGTNIGIGFQLKDDILDVYGDPEKFGKQVGGDIIENKKTWLLLKALELSKGKAEEAELQKWIDAKEFDKEVKVKAVTEIYNSLGIRALAEAQMNKYFNTGLADLEKLNAPIERKTPLIQLTKQLIERES